Genomic window (Aminivibrio sp.):
CCGCCCTTGACGCCGAAGCTGGGACCGAGGGACGGTTCCCGGATGGCGAAACTGACCTTCTGACCGAGCTTCGCCAGAGCCTGGGAAAGCCCGACGGTGGTCGTGGTCTTTCCCTCCCCTGCCGGGGTGGGGGTGATGGCGGTGACGAGGATGAGCTTTCCGTCGGGGTTGTTCTTCACCCGCTCCCACACCGACGGGGAGATCTTGGCCTTGTATTTGCCGTAGAGTTCAAGGTCGTCCTCGCCTATTCCGAGTTTCTCGGCGATCCCGACGATGGGCCTGAGCTGCGCGCTCTGGGCAATCTCTATGTCGCTCGGTATTTTCATTGTGGTTCCTCCTTCGTCTGTCTTCCTTTGGGAAATTCTCGAAATATATATTACTCTACCGGTAAATAAATATCAATTGCGTCCCTTTCACCCAAATCCGCACCCCAGCGGGGAGCGTCACCGGTGCTCCCGCTGGGGTGCGGATTGTCGTCCGTGACAACTGCCCAGGCGAGTCCCGCGGCTCCCTGCGTTCGCCGGCTGCCTGCCTGTAAAACCGACATCCATGGCGGTTTCTCTCCCCTCAGACGCCCTCCTCCAGGGGATTCATCCGCAAAGAGCGCGGAGCGGGATCTCTTCGCCCCTGGGGGGGCGAATTCACCGTATGCCCGGCGACACTCCCTCTGCCTGAAAAGCCTGCTGATTTAGGTTTCAGATTCGCCGGGACGGATTCCCTGTCATCTCGGAAGGAACTTTCCCCTCCCCCTCCTGCCGAGAAACCGTCCGTCGGCATAGATGATCTCCCCCCGGGAGACGGTCTGCCATACCTTTCCCCTGACCTCCATCCCCTCGTAGGGGGAAAAGTCCACGTTCATTCTCAAGGCGCCCGCACGGATAGTCCAGGCATCCTCGGGGTCGAAGATGACCAGGTCTGCGTCGGAGCCGGGAAGGAGGCACCCTTTCTTTGGATACAGACCGTAGAGTTTCGCCGCCTGTTCCGATGTCACACGGACAAGGTCGCACAGGGAAAGCTTTTCCTTGAGCACCCCCTCCGAGTAGAGAAGGGGAAGGAGGGTCTCCACTCCAGGCAGGCCTCCGGGAAGGCGGTCGAAAGCTCCCTTCCATTCCTTCTGGGTCCTGGTGAAGGGGCAGTGGTCCGTGGCGGCGAAATCCACCGCGCCGGAAGCAAGGCCGCGCCAGAGCGCTTTGTTGTCATCAGGGGTCCTGAGGGCAGGCGTAGCGGAATAGAGGTGCCCCTGGGGCCCTTCGTAGACGCCTGATGTGAGCAGCAGGTACTGGGGGCAGGTCTCCGCCGTCATGGCAGCTCCCCTCGTTCGTGCCGCCTCCACTTCCGCGAGTCCGAGGGCGGAGCTGAGGTGGACGATGTGGCACCGCACGCCTGTCCTGGCGGCGATCCACGCAACGGAATTCACCGCCGAGCCCTCGCACAGGTCGGAGCGGACTTCCGCCACGGTTCCCATCCGCCCCCACGCCTCCTTGGAGAGAAGTGCGGCGGCGGCCTCGATCATACTGTCGTCCTCCGCGTGAACCAGAGCCACCCCGTCTCCTTCCGCTATCGCCCGAAAGGCATGGTAGAGGGGCCCAGTATCGGTTCTCCTTCCCGAAGCCCCGTAGGCCGTGAAAAACTTGAAACTTTTTATCCCCCGGGCCATGGCGTCAGCTATTTCAGCGGTTCGGCCCGGCCGCCAGCCGACAACTTCCCCGTGGAAGGAATAATCCACCACCGACGGGCGGGCGTCCTCGAGGCGGTTCCGCAGGTCTTCCGCCATGGTCCGCTCGGGAGCCCCCACGGTAAAATCGATCACGGCAGTCACGCCCCCACAGGCCGCGGCCACGGACCCGGAATAGAAATCGTCGCTCGACACGGCAGCGCCCACGGGAAGGGAAAAATGCACGTGGGGATCGATAATTCCGGGGAGAACCAGTTTTCCCGAGGCATCCGTCTCAGATTTTCCTTCCAGGCCGTCACCGAGGGCGGCGATTTTTTCCCCGAAAATCCCGATATCGGTGGCGAGAAGGGCCTCCGGTGTGACCACCGTCCCGCCCCTGATCACCAAGTCATACATTTCTGTCTCCTCCCGTCATTTTTCCTCCTTGAAATAAGCCGTCCCCAGCGAGGCCGGTACGTTGAACCGCTTCCTGGCGACGGTGGCCGCTATGGTGAGCATATAGGGAAGGGCGATGAGAAACTCGTTGGGC
Coding sequences:
- the hydA gene encoding dihydropyrimidinase, which gives rise to MYDLVIRGGTVVTPEALLATDIGIFGEKIAALGDGLEGKSETDASGKLVLPGIIDPHVHFSLPVGAAVSSDDFYSGSVAAACGGVTAVIDFTVGAPERTMAEDLRNRLEDARPSVVDYSFHGEVVGWRPGRTAEIADAMARGIKSFKFFTAYGASGRRTDTGPLYHAFRAIAEGDGVALVHAEDDSMIEAAAALLSKEAWGRMGTVAEVRSDLCEGSAVNSVAWIAARTGVRCHIVHLSSALGLAEVEAARTRGAAMTAETCPQYLLLTSGVYEGPQGHLYSATPALRTPDDNKALWRGLASGAVDFAATDHCPFTRTQKEWKGAFDRLPGGLPGVETLLPLLYSEGVLKEKLSLCDLVRVTSEQAAKLYGLYPKKGCLLPGSDADLVIFDPEDAWTIRAGALRMNVDFSPYEGMEVRGKVWQTVSRGEIIYADGRFLGRRGRGKFLPR
- a CDS encoding formate--tetrahydrofolate ligase, whose translation is MPSDIEIAQSAQLRPIVGIAEKLGIGEDDLELYGKYKAKISPSVWERVKNNPDGKLILVTAITPTPAGEGKTTTTVGLSQALAKLGQKVSFAIREPSLGPSFGVKGG